The following are encoded together in the Triticum dicoccoides isolate Atlit2015 ecotype Zavitan chromosome 6B, WEW_v2.0, whole genome shotgun sequence genome:
- the LOC119323428 gene encoding uncharacterized protein LOC119323428 → MPMERSVSLAERSTAAAAPANDLRCHSASYAVSYAPTKVQRDRSTTSLSRPVAATAVQRSGSTRTVSGAGAGPTPGLNLRCYSASYKPFSDGTAQAKGPNAATTTAATWSSAGRRSLNLRSYTPSFSALVDNEAPAPAKTDEAEAELQRKKRLVAYKVYDVEGKVKGSVRRSVKWIKVKCSRAVYGW, encoded by the coding sequence ATGCCAATGGAGAGGTCGGTGTCGCTGGCCGAgaggagcaccgccgccgccgcgccggccaacGACCTCCGGTGCCACAGCGCCTCCTACGCCGTCTCCTACGCGCCCACCAAGGTGCAGCGCGACAGGAGCACCACCTCCCTGTCCCGCCCCGTGGCGGCGACCGCCGTGCAGCGGAGCGGCAGCACGAGGACCgtctccggcgccggcgccggccccaCCCCGGGGCTGAACCTCCGGTGCTACAGCGCCTCCTACAAGCCTTTCTCCGACGGCACCGCCCAGGCCAAGGGGCCCaacgccgccaccaccaccgcagccacctGGTCCTCCGCCGGCCGCCGCTCCCTCAACCTGAGGAGCTACACCCCCTCCTTCTCCGCATTGGTCGACAACGAGGCCCCGGCCCCGGCCAAGACGGACGAGGCGGAGGCGGAGCTGCAGAGGAAGAAGCGGCTGGTGGCCTACAAGGTGTACGACGTGGAGGGCAAGGTGAAGGGGTCGGTGCGGCGCAGCGTCAAGTGGATCAAGGTCAAGTGCTCCCGCGCCGTCTACGGCTGGTGA